In the Juglans microcarpa x Juglans regia isolate MS1-56 chromosome 6D, Jm3101_v1.0, whole genome shotgun sequence genome, one interval contains:
- the LOC121234900 gene encoding transcription factor KUA1 gives MTRRCSHCSHNGHNSRTCPNRGVKLFGVRLTDGSIRKSASMGNLSHYAGSVSGLNQTGYNTPGSPGETPDHGVAADGYASEDFVPGSSSSCRERKKGIPWTEDEHRMFLLGLQKLGKGDWRGISRNYVISRTPTQVASHAQKYFIRQTNVSRRKRRSSLFDIIADELVETQMVPRDFLSVNQSQAETQSNPPLPTTPALDEECESMDSSNSNDGDPVPPNQDSSQPPYPLVYPAYFSPFFPFSFPFWPGYTTEATKKETHEVLKPTAVHSKSSINVDELVGMSKLSLGESIGHAGTSSLSLKLLEGSSRQSAFHANPASESTNINSSSSPIHAV, from the exons ATGACTCGGAGGTGCTCGCATTGCAGCCACAATGGGCACAACTCCCGGACGTGCCCCAACCGCGGTGTCAAGCTGTTCGGGGTCCGGCTGACCGACGGGTCGATCCGGAAGAGCGCTAGCATGGGAAATCTCAGCCACTACGCTGGGTCGGTTTCGGGGCTCAACCAGACCGGGTACAACACTCCGGGTTCGCCCGGCGAGACTCCGGACCACGGTGTGGCCGCGGACGGGTACGCGTCCGAGGACTTCGTGCCGGGCTCGTCCTCGAGCTGccgtgaaagaaagaaag GCATTCCATGGACTGAAGACGAACATAGGATGTTTTTACTTGGACTACAGAAGCTTGGAAAGGGTGATTGGCGTGGAATATCTCGCAATTATGTTATATCAAGGACACCTACTCAAGTGGCCAGCCATGCTCAAAAGTATTTCATCAGGCAAACAAATGTATCTAGGAGAAAGAGACGCTCCAGCCTGTTTGATATTATAGCAGATGAA TTAGTTGAAACTCAGATGGTACCGAGGGACTTCTTATCTGTCAACCAGTCACAGGCTGAAACACAGAGCAATCCTCCATTGCCTACAACTCCTGCTTTGGACGAAGAATGTGAATCAATGGACTCTAGCAACTCCAATGATGGAGATCCTGTTCCTCCAAACCAAGATAGTTCACAACCTCCCTACCCTTTGGTATATCCTGCTTATTTCTCGCCGTTCTTCCcgttttcttttccattttggCCGGGATACACTACAGAGGCAACTAAGAAGGAGACACATGAGGTCCTCAAGCCAACTGCAGTACATTCGAAGAGCTCAATCAATGTAGATGAGCTGGTTGGCATGTCAAAACTGAGCTTAGGAGAATCTATTGGCCATGCTGGTACATCCTCTCTTTCATTAAAACTACTAGAAGGGTCCTCTAGGCAGTCAGCATTTCATGCAAATCCAGCATCTGAGAGTACAAATATTAATTCAAGCAGTAGCCCAATCCATGCAGTTTGA